One genomic region from Thunnus maccoyii chromosome 16, fThuMac1.1, whole genome shotgun sequence encodes:
- the evla gene encoding enah/Vasp-like a isoform X1: MYSLDDFGEQSICQARASVMVYDDASKKWVPIKPGQQGFSRINIYHNTANNTFRVVGVKLQDQQVVINYSIVKGLKYNQATPTFHQWRDARQVYGLNFASKEEATTFSNAMLFALNVLSSPDSGGPVVQRQNGPSSEENEAQRRMMEQHQMQAHKERERRTSGSVVSTLQYKVSTPPIHPDTPPEYRQYRASTLPPSYVRVASSSPPSSASSSPCQEKEVGAARDKAQLSSQLSTSLASAFSPVQAGVTTQGRQVRQIPLSPPTTARHLHLQQQQQQQDIMLPPKHGTWSASHLQQMYAQLPPSTSPPVMMAMHVRQGMPPQPVLPLAHPLPPVSARMKPPPLDPSAVTGPHQYPHSHSNGQPDDCYSPHSQHLPLTPQYCEAIPLPPLIGQTGPGPAPSHQPQYSSTFHPQQQQHQHQQQQVYHQQAQPPTNTSSSSSSPPSYTALSDGGSPKKTPSPIPQQAPMASSSPPVSAGHPAMLSVAPPPAAAPPPMAGPPAPPPPPGPPPPMAVPPPMPPPLPTGGGPPGGPPGVQHQPSGLAAALAGAKLRKVHRDESSPPGSSGKSDSNRSSGGSGGGGEGLMQEMNALLARRRKASEKPDEDDSGGRGQQNSTDAVKKPWERSNSAEKSSLVSRVRPIGSTGETDTEFDRMKQEILDEVVRELHKVKDEIINAIRQEIGRISTS; the protein is encoded by the exons tgAACAGAGTATCTGCCAGGCACGGGCCTCAGTGATGGTCTATGACGATGCCAGTAAGAAGTGGGTGCCTATCAAGCCTGGGCAGCAGGGCTTCAGCCGCATCAACATCTACCACAATACTGCCAACAACACCTTCAGAGTGGTGGGCGTCAAACTGCAGGACCAGCAG GTGGTGATCAACTACTCTATAGTGAAGGGTCTGAAATACAATCAGGCCACTCCGACCTTCCATCAGTGGCGTGATGCTCGCCAGGTCTACGGGCTGAACTTTGCCAGTAAGGAGGAGGCAACCACCTTCTCCAACGCCATGCTGTTTGCCCTCAATGTCCTCAGCTCACCTGACAGTGGAG GTCCAGTTGTCCAGCGCCAAAACGGGCCCTCCTCAGAGGAAAATGAGGCACAGAGGAG GATGATGGAGCAACATCAGATGCAGGCACACAAGGAGAGGGAGCGACGAACGTCAGGATCAg TCGTTTCCACCCTCCAATATAAAGTGTCCACTCCTCCCATCCACCCAGACACTCCTCCCGagtacagacagtacagagCTAGCACACTGCCACCCTCCTACGTTCGCGtggcctcctcctctcctccctcctccgcctcctcctctccctgccaAGAGAAAGAGGTGGGGGCTGCTAGGGACAAGGCCCAGCTCTCCTCCCAGCTCTCCACCTCGCTCGCCTCAGCCTTTTCCCCAGTCCAGGCAGGAGTGACCACCCAGGGCCGACAGGTCCGTCAGATCCCCCTGTCTCCTCCCACAACAGCCCGCCACCTACACctccaacagcaacagcagcaacaagacATCATGCTCCCCCCTAAACATGGCACCTGGTCCGCCTCTCATTTGCAGCAAATGTATGCCCAGTtgcccccctccacctcccctccAGTTATGATGGCCATGCATGTGAGGCAGGGTATGCCCCCGCAGCCCGTCCTCCCGTTGGCTCACCCCCTCCCACCCGTGAGCGCTAGGATGAAGCCCCCACCGCTTGACCCGAGCGCCGTGACAGGCCCCCACCAGTACCCCCACTCTCACTCCAACGGCCAGCCAGACGACTGCTACTCTCCTCATTCTCAGCACCTGCCACTCACCCCGCAGTACTGCGAGGCCATCCCCCTGCCTCCTCTGATAGGTCAGACTGGCCCAGGTCCCGCCCCCAGCCACCAGCCCCAGTACTCATCCACCTTCCAcccacagcaacagcagcaccagcaTCAACAGCAGCAGGTGTACCACCAGCAGGCCCAGCCCCCCACcaacacttcctcctcctcctcctcgccccCCTCTTACACTGCCTTGTCTGACGGGGGCTCACCCAAGAAGACCCCCTCCCCCATCCCCCAGCAGGCCCCCATGGCCAGCAGCA GCCCCCCTGTCTCTGCAGGTCACCCGGCTATGCTTTCTGTGGCGCCTCCTCCAGCTGCGGCCCCGCCACCCATGGCTGGTCCTCCAGCTCCACCGCCACCGCCGGGTCCACCTCCCCCAATGGCAGTGCCCCCACCCATGCCCCCTCCACTGCCCACTGGTGGAGGGCCTCCTGGGGGACCGCCTGGGGTCCAGCACCAACCCTCAGGACTGGCTGCAGCATTGGCTGGAGCCAAACTACGTAAAGTTCATAGG GATGAAAGCAGTCCGCCCGGATCTAGTGGCAAAAGTGACTCCAACCGGTCTAGTGGtggcagtggtggtggtggggagggaCTGATGCAGGAGATGAATGCCTTACTAGCTCGCAG aCGGAAAGCCTCAGAGAAACCTGATGAA GACGACTCTGGTGGTCGGGGGCAGCAGAACTCAACAG ATGCTGTGAAGAAGCCATGGGAGCGATCCAACTCTGCAGAAAAGTCCTCACTGGTGTCCAG AGTGAGACCCATTGGTAGCACTGGTGAAACAGACACAGAATTCGATAGGATGAAACAG GAAATTTTGGACGAGGTTGTACGCGAGTTGCATAAGGTGAAAGACGAAATCATTAATG CCATCAGACAAGAAATCGGCAGAATCAGTACATCCTAA
- the evla gene encoding enah/Vasp-like a isoform X2 has translation MSEQSICQARASVMVYDDASKKWVPIKPGQQGFSRINIYHNTANNTFRVVGVKLQDQQVVINYSIVKGLKYNQATPTFHQWRDARQVYGLNFASKEEATTFSNAMLFALNVLSSPDSGGPVVQRQNGPSSEENEAQRRMMEQHQMQAHKERERRTSGSVVSTLQYKVSTPPIHPDTPPEYRQYRASTLPPSYVRVASSSPPSSASSSPCQEKEVGAARDKAQLSSQLSTSLASAFSPVQAGVTTQGRQVRQIPLSPPTTARHLHLQQQQQQQDIMLPPKHGTWSASHLQQMYAQLPPSTSPPVMMAMHVRQGMPPQPVLPLAHPLPPVSARMKPPPLDPSAVTGPHQYPHSHSNGQPDDCYSPHSQHLPLTPQYCEAIPLPPLIGQTGPGPAPSHQPQYSSTFHPQQQQHQHQQQQVYHQQAQPPTNTSSSSSSPPSYTALSDGGSPKKTPSPIPQQAPMASSSPPVSAGHPAMLSVAPPPAAAPPPMAGPPAPPPPPGPPPPMAVPPPMPPPLPTGGGPPGGPPGVQHQPSGLAAALAGAKLRKVHRDESSPPGSSGKSDSNRSSGGSGGGGEGLMQEMNALLARRRKASEKPDEDDSGGRGQQNSTDAVKKPWERSNSAEKSSLVSRVRPIGSTGETDTEFDRMKQEILDEVVRELHKVKDEIINAIRQEIGRISTS, from the exons tgAACAGAGTATCTGCCAGGCACGGGCCTCAGTGATGGTCTATGACGATGCCAGTAAGAAGTGGGTGCCTATCAAGCCTGGGCAGCAGGGCTTCAGCCGCATCAACATCTACCACAATACTGCCAACAACACCTTCAGAGTGGTGGGCGTCAAACTGCAGGACCAGCAG GTGGTGATCAACTACTCTATAGTGAAGGGTCTGAAATACAATCAGGCCACTCCGACCTTCCATCAGTGGCGTGATGCTCGCCAGGTCTACGGGCTGAACTTTGCCAGTAAGGAGGAGGCAACCACCTTCTCCAACGCCATGCTGTTTGCCCTCAATGTCCTCAGCTCACCTGACAGTGGAG GTCCAGTTGTCCAGCGCCAAAACGGGCCCTCCTCAGAGGAAAATGAGGCACAGAGGAG GATGATGGAGCAACATCAGATGCAGGCACACAAGGAGAGGGAGCGACGAACGTCAGGATCAg TCGTTTCCACCCTCCAATATAAAGTGTCCACTCCTCCCATCCACCCAGACACTCCTCCCGagtacagacagtacagagCTAGCACACTGCCACCCTCCTACGTTCGCGtggcctcctcctctcctccctcctccgcctcctcctctccctgccaAGAGAAAGAGGTGGGGGCTGCTAGGGACAAGGCCCAGCTCTCCTCCCAGCTCTCCACCTCGCTCGCCTCAGCCTTTTCCCCAGTCCAGGCAGGAGTGACCACCCAGGGCCGACAGGTCCGTCAGATCCCCCTGTCTCCTCCCACAACAGCCCGCCACCTACACctccaacagcaacagcagcaacaagacATCATGCTCCCCCCTAAACATGGCACCTGGTCCGCCTCTCATTTGCAGCAAATGTATGCCCAGTtgcccccctccacctcccctccAGTTATGATGGCCATGCATGTGAGGCAGGGTATGCCCCCGCAGCCCGTCCTCCCGTTGGCTCACCCCCTCCCACCCGTGAGCGCTAGGATGAAGCCCCCACCGCTTGACCCGAGCGCCGTGACAGGCCCCCACCAGTACCCCCACTCTCACTCCAACGGCCAGCCAGACGACTGCTACTCTCCTCATTCTCAGCACCTGCCACTCACCCCGCAGTACTGCGAGGCCATCCCCCTGCCTCCTCTGATAGGTCAGACTGGCCCAGGTCCCGCCCCCAGCCACCAGCCCCAGTACTCATCCACCTTCCAcccacagcaacagcagcaccagcaTCAACAGCAGCAGGTGTACCACCAGCAGGCCCAGCCCCCCACcaacacttcctcctcctcctcctcgccccCCTCTTACACTGCCTTGTCTGACGGGGGCTCACCCAAGAAGACCCCCTCCCCCATCCCCCAGCAGGCCCCCATGGCCAGCAGCA GCCCCCCTGTCTCTGCAGGTCACCCGGCTATGCTTTCTGTGGCGCCTCCTCCAGCTGCGGCCCCGCCACCCATGGCTGGTCCTCCAGCTCCACCGCCACCGCCGGGTCCACCTCCCCCAATGGCAGTGCCCCCACCCATGCCCCCTCCACTGCCCACTGGTGGAGGGCCTCCTGGGGGACCGCCTGGGGTCCAGCACCAACCCTCAGGACTGGCTGCAGCATTGGCTGGAGCCAAACTACGTAAAGTTCATAGG GATGAAAGCAGTCCGCCCGGATCTAGTGGCAAAAGTGACTCCAACCGGTCTAGTGGtggcagtggtggtggtggggagggaCTGATGCAGGAGATGAATGCCTTACTAGCTCGCAG aCGGAAAGCCTCAGAGAAACCTGATGAA GACGACTCTGGTGGTCGGGGGCAGCAGAACTCAACAG ATGCTGTGAAGAAGCCATGGGAGCGATCCAACTCTGCAGAAAAGTCCTCACTGGTGTCCAG AGTGAGACCCATTGGTAGCACTGGTGAAACAGACACAGAATTCGATAGGATGAAACAG GAAATTTTGGACGAGGTTGTACGCGAGTTGCATAAGGTGAAAGACGAAATCATTAATG CCATCAGACAAGAAATCGGCAGAATCAGTACATCCTAA
- the evla gene encoding enah/Vasp-like a isoform X3 gives MYSLDDFGEQSICQARASVMVYDDASKKWVPIKPGQQGFSRINIYHNTANNTFRVVGVKLQDQQVVINYSIVKGLKYNQATPTFHQWRDARQVYGLNFASKEEATTFSNAMLFALNVLSSPDSGGPVVQRQNGPSSEENEAQRRMMEQHQMQAHKERERRTSGSDTPPEYRQYRASTLPPSYVRVASSSPPSSASSSPCQEKEVGAARDKAQLSSQLSTSLASAFSPVQAGVTTQGRQVRQIPLSPPTTARHLHLQQQQQQQDIMLPPKHGTWSASHLQQMYAQLPPSTSPPVMMAMHVRQGMPPQPVLPLAHPLPPVSARMKPPPLDPSAVTGPHQYPHSHSNGQPDDCYSPHSQHLPLTPQYCEAIPLPPLIGQTGPGPAPSHQPQYSSTFHPQQQQHQHQQQQVYHQQAQPPTNTSSSSSSPPSYTALSDGGSPKKTPSPIPQQAPMASSSPPVSAGHPAMLSVAPPPAAAPPPMAGPPAPPPPPGPPPPMAVPPPMPPPLPTGGGPPGGPPGVQHQPSGLAAALAGAKLRKVHRDESSPPGSSGKSDSNRSSGGSGGGGEGLMQEMNALLARRRKASEKPDEDDSGGRGQQNSTDAVKKPWERSNSAEKSSLVSRVRPIGSTGETDTEFDRMKQEILDEVVRELHKVKDEIINAIRQEIGRISTS, from the exons tgAACAGAGTATCTGCCAGGCACGGGCCTCAGTGATGGTCTATGACGATGCCAGTAAGAAGTGGGTGCCTATCAAGCCTGGGCAGCAGGGCTTCAGCCGCATCAACATCTACCACAATACTGCCAACAACACCTTCAGAGTGGTGGGCGTCAAACTGCAGGACCAGCAG GTGGTGATCAACTACTCTATAGTGAAGGGTCTGAAATACAATCAGGCCACTCCGACCTTCCATCAGTGGCGTGATGCTCGCCAGGTCTACGGGCTGAACTTTGCCAGTAAGGAGGAGGCAACCACCTTCTCCAACGCCATGCTGTTTGCCCTCAATGTCCTCAGCTCACCTGACAGTGGAG GTCCAGTTGTCCAGCGCCAAAACGGGCCCTCCTCAGAGGAAAATGAGGCACAGAGGAG GATGATGGAGCAACATCAGATGCAGGCACACAAGGAGAGGGAGCGACGAACGTCAGGATCAg ACACTCCTCCCGagtacagacagtacagagCTAGCACACTGCCACCCTCCTACGTTCGCGtggcctcctcctctcctccctcctccgcctcctcctctccctgccaAGAGAAAGAGGTGGGGGCTGCTAGGGACAAGGCCCAGCTCTCCTCCCAGCTCTCCACCTCGCTCGCCTCAGCCTTTTCCCCAGTCCAGGCAGGAGTGACCACCCAGGGCCGACAGGTCCGTCAGATCCCCCTGTCTCCTCCCACAACAGCCCGCCACCTACACctccaacagcaacagcagcaacaagacATCATGCTCCCCCCTAAACATGGCACCTGGTCCGCCTCTCATTTGCAGCAAATGTATGCCCAGTtgcccccctccacctcccctccAGTTATGATGGCCATGCATGTGAGGCAGGGTATGCCCCCGCAGCCCGTCCTCCCGTTGGCTCACCCCCTCCCACCCGTGAGCGCTAGGATGAAGCCCCCACCGCTTGACCCGAGCGCCGTGACAGGCCCCCACCAGTACCCCCACTCTCACTCCAACGGCCAGCCAGACGACTGCTACTCTCCTCATTCTCAGCACCTGCCACTCACCCCGCAGTACTGCGAGGCCATCCCCCTGCCTCCTCTGATAGGTCAGACTGGCCCAGGTCCCGCCCCCAGCCACCAGCCCCAGTACTCATCCACCTTCCAcccacagcaacagcagcaccagcaTCAACAGCAGCAGGTGTACCACCAGCAGGCCCAGCCCCCCACcaacacttcctcctcctcctcctcgccccCCTCTTACACTGCCTTGTCTGACGGGGGCTCACCCAAGAAGACCCCCTCCCCCATCCCCCAGCAGGCCCCCATGGCCAGCAGCA GCCCCCCTGTCTCTGCAGGTCACCCGGCTATGCTTTCTGTGGCGCCTCCTCCAGCTGCGGCCCCGCCACCCATGGCTGGTCCTCCAGCTCCACCGCCACCGCCGGGTCCACCTCCCCCAATGGCAGTGCCCCCACCCATGCCCCCTCCACTGCCCACTGGTGGAGGGCCTCCTGGGGGACCGCCTGGGGTCCAGCACCAACCCTCAGGACTGGCTGCAGCATTGGCTGGAGCCAAACTACGTAAAGTTCATAGG GATGAAAGCAGTCCGCCCGGATCTAGTGGCAAAAGTGACTCCAACCGGTCTAGTGGtggcagtggtggtggtggggagggaCTGATGCAGGAGATGAATGCCTTACTAGCTCGCAG aCGGAAAGCCTCAGAGAAACCTGATGAA GACGACTCTGGTGGTCGGGGGCAGCAGAACTCAACAG ATGCTGTGAAGAAGCCATGGGAGCGATCCAACTCTGCAGAAAAGTCCTCACTGGTGTCCAG AGTGAGACCCATTGGTAGCACTGGTGAAACAGACACAGAATTCGATAGGATGAAACAG GAAATTTTGGACGAGGTTGTACGCGAGTTGCATAAGGTGAAAGACGAAATCATTAATG CCATCAGACAAGAAATCGGCAGAATCAGTACATCCTAA
- the evla gene encoding enah/Vasp-like a isoform X5 translates to MYSLDDFGEQSICQARASVMVYDDASKKWVPIKPGQQGFSRINIYHNTANNTFRVVGVKLQDQQVVINYSIVKGLKYNQATPTFHQWRDARQVYGLNFASKEEATTFSNAMLFALNVLSSPDSGGPVVQRQNGPSSEENEAQRRMMEQHQMQAHKERERRTSGSGPPVSAGHPAMLSVAPPPAAAPPPMAGPPAPPPPPGPPPPMAVPPPMPPPLPTGGGPPGGPPGVQHQPSGLAAALAGAKLRKVHRDESSPPGSSGKSDSNRSSGGSGGGGEGLMQEMNALLARRRKASEKPDEDDSGGRGQQNSTDAVKKPWERSNSAEKSSLVSRVRPIGSTGETDTEFDRMKQEILDEVVRELHKVKDEIINAIRQEIGRISTS, encoded by the exons tgAACAGAGTATCTGCCAGGCACGGGCCTCAGTGATGGTCTATGACGATGCCAGTAAGAAGTGGGTGCCTATCAAGCCTGGGCAGCAGGGCTTCAGCCGCATCAACATCTACCACAATACTGCCAACAACACCTTCAGAGTGGTGGGCGTCAAACTGCAGGACCAGCAG GTGGTGATCAACTACTCTATAGTGAAGGGTCTGAAATACAATCAGGCCACTCCGACCTTCCATCAGTGGCGTGATGCTCGCCAGGTCTACGGGCTGAACTTTGCCAGTAAGGAGGAGGCAACCACCTTCTCCAACGCCATGCTGTTTGCCCTCAATGTCCTCAGCTCACCTGACAGTGGAG GTCCAGTTGTCCAGCGCCAAAACGGGCCCTCCTCAGAGGAAAATGAGGCACAGAGGAG GATGATGGAGCAACATCAGATGCAGGCACACAAGGAGAGGGAGCGACGAACGTCAGGATCAg GCCCCCCTGTCTCTGCAGGTCACCCGGCTATGCTTTCTGTGGCGCCTCCTCCAGCTGCGGCCCCGCCACCCATGGCTGGTCCTCCAGCTCCACCGCCACCGCCGGGTCCACCTCCCCCAATGGCAGTGCCCCCACCCATGCCCCCTCCACTGCCCACTGGTGGAGGGCCTCCTGGGGGACCGCCTGGGGTCCAGCACCAACCCTCAGGACTGGCTGCAGCATTGGCTGGAGCCAAACTACGTAAAGTTCATAGG GATGAAAGCAGTCCGCCCGGATCTAGTGGCAAAAGTGACTCCAACCGGTCTAGTGGtggcagtggtggtggtggggagggaCTGATGCAGGAGATGAATGCCTTACTAGCTCGCAG aCGGAAAGCCTCAGAGAAACCTGATGAA GACGACTCTGGTGGTCGGGGGCAGCAGAACTCAACAG ATGCTGTGAAGAAGCCATGGGAGCGATCCAACTCTGCAGAAAAGTCCTCACTGGTGTCCAG AGTGAGACCCATTGGTAGCACTGGTGAAACAGACACAGAATTCGATAGGATGAAACAG GAAATTTTGGACGAGGTTGTACGCGAGTTGCATAAGGTGAAAGACGAAATCATTAATG CCATCAGACAAGAAATCGGCAGAATCAGTACATCCTAA
- the evla gene encoding enah/Vasp-like a isoform X4, protein MVGRESVTMLTPEISPGVLRRVSSTIITLSPVVQRQNGPSSEENEAQRRMMEQHQMQAHKERERRTSGSVVSTLQYKVSTPPIHPDTPPEYRQYRASTLPPSYVRVASSSPPSSASSSPCQEKEVGAARDKAQLSSQLSTSLASAFSPVQAGVTTQGRQVRQIPLSPPTTARHLHLQQQQQQQDIMLPPKHGTWSASHLQQMYAQLPPSTSPPVMMAMHVRQGMPPQPVLPLAHPLPPVSARMKPPPLDPSAVTGPHQYPHSHSNGQPDDCYSPHSQHLPLTPQYCEAIPLPPLIGQTGPGPAPSHQPQYSSTFHPQQQQHQHQQQQVYHQQAQPPTNTSSSSSSPPSYTALSDGGSPKKTPSPIPQQAPMASSSPPVSAGHPAMLSVAPPPAAAPPPMAGPPAPPPPPGPPPPMAVPPPMPPPLPTGGGPPGGPPGVQHQPSGLAAALAGAKLRKVHRDESSPPGSSGKSDSNRSSGGSGGGGEGLMQEMNALLARRRKASEKPDEDDSGGRGQQNSTDAVKKPWERSNSAEKSSLVSRVRPIGSTGETDTEFDRMKQEILDEVVRELHKVKDEIINAIRQEIGRISTS, encoded by the exons ATGGTAGGCAGGGAAAGTGTCACCATGCTGACTCCAGAGATTTCACCTGGTGTGCTCAGACGAGTTTCTTCAACCATCATCACCCTCA GTCCAGTTGTCCAGCGCCAAAACGGGCCCTCCTCAGAGGAAAATGAGGCACAGAGGAG GATGATGGAGCAACATCAGATGCAGGCACACAAGGAGAGGGAGCGACGAACGTCAGGATCAg TCGTTTCCACCCTCCAATATAAAGTGTCCACTCCTCCCATCCACCCAGACACTCCTCCCGagtacagacagtacagagCTAGCACACTGCCACCCTCCTACGTTCGCGtggcctcctcctctcctccctcctccgcctcctcctctccctgccaAGAGAAAGAGGTGGGGGCTGCTAGGGACAAGGCCCAGCTCTCCTCCCAGCTCTCCACCTCGCTCGCCTCAGCCTTTTCCCCAGTCCAGGCAGGAGTGACCACCCAGGGCCGACAGGTCCGTCAGATCCCCCTGTCTCCTCCCACAACAGCCCGCCACCTACACctccaacagcaacagcagcaacaagacATCATGCTCCCCCCTAAACATGGCACCTGGTCCGCCTCTCATTTGCAGCAAATGTATGCCCAGTtgcccccctccacctcccctccAGTTATGATGGCCATGCATGTGAGGCAGGGTATGCCCCCGCAGCCCGTCCTCCCGTTGGCTCACCCCCTCCCACCCGTGAGCGCTAGGATGAAGCCCCCACCGCTTGACCCGAGCGCCGTGACAGGCCCCCACCAGTACCCCCACTCTCACTCCAACGGCCAGCCAGACGACTGCTACTCTCCTCATTCTCAGCACCTGCCACTCACCCCGCAGTACTGCGAGGCCATCCCCCTGCCTCCTCTGATAGGTCAGACTGGCCCAGGTCCCGCCCCCAGCCACCAGCCCCAGTACTCATCCACCTTCCAcccacagcaacagcagcaccagcaTCAACAGCAGCAGGTGTACCACCAGCAGGCCCAGCCCCCCACcaacacttcctcctcctcctcctcgccccCCTCTTACACTGCCTTGTCTGACGGGGGCTCACCCAAGAAGACCCCCTCCCCCATCCCCCAGCAGGCCCCCATGGCCAGCAGCA GCCCCCCTGTCTCTGCAGGTCACCCGGCTATGCTTTCTGTGGCGCCTCCTCCAGCTGCGGCCCCGCCACCCATGGCTGGTCCTCCAGCTCCACCGCCACCGCCGGGTCCACCTCCCCCAATGGCAGTGCCCCCACCCATGCCCCCTCCACTGCCCACTGGTGGAGGGCCTCCTGGGGGACCGCCTGGGGTCCAGCACCAACCCTCAGGACTGGCTGCAGCATTGGCTGGAGCCAAACTACGTAAAGTTCATAGG GATGAAAGCAGTCCGCCCGGATCTAGTGGCAAAAGTGACTCCAACCGGTCTAGTGGtggcagtggtggtggtggggagggaCTGATGCAGGAGATGAATGCCTTACTAGCTCGCAG aCGGAAAGCCTCAGAGAAACCTGATGAA GACGACTCTGGTGGTCGGGGGCAGCAGAACTCAACAG ATGCTGTGAAGAAGCCATGGGAGCGATCCAACTCTGCAGAAAAGTCCTCACTGGTGTCCAG AGTGAGACCCATTGGTAGCACTGGTGAAACAGACACAGAATTCGATAGGATGAAACAG GAAATTTTGGACGAGGTTGTACGCGAGTTGCATAAGGTGAAAGACGAAATCATTAATG CCATCAGACAAGAAATCGGCAGAATCAGTACATCCTAA
- the degs2 gene encoding sphingolipid delta(4)-desaturase/C4-monooxygenase DES2 — protein sequence MGKTGGRGDFEWVYNDQPHTSRRKEILAKYPEIKSLMGPDPQLKWVVSGMVLTQLLACYLVRDLSWKWIFFWAYAFGGCINHSLTLAIHDISHNVAFGNKLAKWNRWFAMWANLPIGVPYSASFKKYHVDHHRYLGGDQLDVDIPTDFEGWFFCTPARKILWLFLQPFFYALRPLVVNPKPVSQLEIQNAVVQLTVDLIIYYLWGLKPIVYLIAGSILCMGLHPISGHFIAEHYMFLKGHETYSYYGSLNWITFNVGYHMEHHDFPSIPGSKLPQVKQIAAEYYDSLPQHTSWTRVLWDFVFDDSIGPYARIKREYKLSKQE from the exons ATGGGGAAGACAGGTGGAAGAGGCGACTTTGAATGGGTCTACAATGACCAGCCGCACACttcaagaagaaaagaaatactGG CCAAATATCCAGAGATCAAGTCCCTGATGGGTCCAGACCCCCAGCTGAAGTGGGTGGTATCAGGCATGGTCCTAACCCAGCTCTTGGCCTGTTACCTGGTTCGCGACCTCTCCTGGAAGTGGATCTTCTTCTGGGCTTATGCCTTCGGTGGCTGCATTAACCACTCCTTGACCCTGGCTATCCACGACATCTCTCACAACGTGGCCTTTggcaacaagctagcaaagtgGAACCGCTGGTTTGCCATGTGGGCCAACCTGCCCATTGGGGTGCCTTACTCCGCCTCCTTCAAGAAGTACCACGTCGATCACCATCGGTATTTGGGAGGCGACCAACTGGATGTCGACATCCCTACAGACTTTGAGGGATGGTTCTTCTGTACACCTGCCAGGAAAATCCTCTGGCTCTTCCTCCAGCCCTTTTTCTATGCCCTGCGCCCCTTGGTGGTCAATCCCAAACCAGTGTCACAGCTGGAGATCCAGAATGCAGTTGTTCAGCTCACAGTAGACTTAATTATCTACTATCTGTGGGGGCTGAAGCCCATCGTTTACCTCATTGCAGGATCTATCCTGTGTATGGGACTGCATCCTATCTCTGGGCATTTCATAGCTGAGCATTACATGTTTCTGAAGGGTCATGAGACATATTCTTACTATGGATCACTGAACTGGATCACCTTCAATGTTGGGTATCACATGGAGCACCATGACTTCCCAAGCATACCTGGCAGTAAACTACCTCAG GTGAAGCAGATCGCAGCAGAGTATTACGACTCCCTGCCTCAACACACCTCCTGGACCCGGGTATTATGGGACTTTGTGTTTGACGACAGCATCGGCCCCTATGCCAGAATCAAACGGGAATACAAGCTAAGCAAGCAGGAATAA